Proteins encoded in a region of the Elaeis guineensis isolate ETL-2024a chromosome 7, EG11, whole genome shotgun sequence genome:
- the LOC105032227 gene encoding uncharacterized protein has protein sequence MDDQALLPMAIHTPTNQPSPTVTNSTTNNSAASPSTLALLIRLVAFVSLAAVSMWANYEAAKGFEITILSADSHTAAGRRFNLMFVSNGRAARLILNSSDFIERVLYPSELYPRKPVSCVTLQLAVQNFTESVMVRPGRHPGDFVILVSPSVMAEANVHISVASAVQRGMAQVWLWNGQGGAPRSLLDSMADYLTMAARLRQHLKHNDLSITTNASCWDDGSYIDVARFLQYCEERRHGFMARLNRAMQGQWDEHMVDSALGSPSRELCLAYLLLLRHEGDPSGPASALDLTQDM, from the coding sequence ATGGATGATCAGGCCCTCCTCCCAATGGCCATCCATACCCCCACCAACCAACCTTCCCCCACGGTCACCAACTCCACTACTAACAACTCAGCCGCTTCACCCTCCACCCTCGCCCTCCTCATCCGTCTTGTGGCCTTTGTCAGCCTCGCTGCCGTCTCCATGTGGGCAAACTACGAAGCAGCCAAAGGCTTCGAGATCACCATCCTCAGCGCCGACAGCCACACCGCTGCCGGCCGGCGTTTCAACCTCATGTTCGTCTCCAACGGCCGGGCCGCTCGGCTCATCCTCAACTCCAGTGACTTCATCGAGCGCGTGCTCTACCCCAGCGAGCTGTACCCCAGGAAGCCCGTCAGCTGCGTCACCCTTCAGTTGGCCGTCCAAAACTTCACCGAATCCGTCATGGTGAGACCCGGTCGCCACCCCGGTGACTTCGTTATTCTTGTAAGCCCCAGTGTCATGGCGGAGGCCAATGTACACATCTCGGTGGCCTCGGCGGTGCAACGGGGCATGGCCCAAGTGTGGCTCTGGAACGGGCAGGGCGGGGCCCCTCGATCGCTCCTGGATTCCATGGCCGACTACCTTACCATGGCGGCCCGTCTAAGGCAGCATTTGAAACACAATGATCTCTCCATCACAACCAATGCGTCATGTTGGGATGACGGCAGCTACATCGACGTCGCGCGGTTCTTGCAGTACTGTGAGGAGCGGAGGCACGGATTCATGGCACGCTTGAACCGGGCCATGCAGGGGCAATGGGACGAGCACATGGTGGACTCTGCACTGGGCTCGCCATCTCGAGAGCTGTGCTTGGCTTATCTCTTGTTGTTACGCCATGAAGGAGACCCATCTGGTCCAGCATCAGCGTTGGACTTGACCCAGGACATGTGA